CTTCTCAAGGATTGCCCTCACAACCCCGGAAGGAACAAACTTACTGATATCTCCTCCATAATATGCAACCTCCTTAACGGTAGAAGAGCTTAAATAAGCATATTCCAGACTGGTCGTCAGAAAAATGGTGTCAATATCCGGCGCCATAATGCGGTTTGTCTGCGCCATCTGAAGTTCATAATCGAAATCTGTAATAGCGCGCAGCCCTCTGACAAGAAACTGCGCGTCGCATTTCTTTACAAAATCAATGGAAAGTCCGGTGAACGCCTCCACGCGGACATTACTCATATCTTTTGTTACTTCAAGTAGTATCTTAACACGTTCCAGCGAAGAAAACAACGGCTTTTTATTATTATTCTGTAAAACACCGACGATCAGCTCGTCCACGAGCGCCGCCGAGCGACGGATAATATCCAGATGCCCGAAGGTAACCGGGTCAAAGCTGCCAGGGTAAACGGCTCTTTTCATGATGTACTCCCCTCAGTTTTTTTCATAAAAATATGCGCATTTGTCTTGTATTTCTTGTATTTTAACAGGGAATAGCCAAGCCCGTCCAGATAGTCGAACGCCGTGTCCAGCGCCGCCTCTGTAATAATCAGCGTCTGCGCATCCGCCAGGGAAGAGTCTGCCAGCATTTCCAGCACTTCCCGCTCCAGACCCTGCCGGTACGGCGGGTCCATAAAGATAATATCGAAGGGTTTTTCCCCTTCCATTTTCCGAAGCGCGCTGCAGACATCCGTCTGCATCAGCACCGCGCGGTCCTTAAGACGGGTAAAAGACAGGTTCTGCTGGATGCACTGCGCCGCTCTCCGGTTATGCTCCACAAAAACGGCACTTTCTGCCCCGCGGCTTAATGCTTCGATGCCGATGGCTCCGCTTCCGGAAAACAAATCCAGAAAACGGCATCCCGGTATCTGCGCATTCAGCATATTAAACAGTGTTTCCTTAATGCGGTCCGTCGTCGGCCGGGTATCCATTCCCTCCACCGTCTTCAGCGCAAGCCGTCTTGCCGTCCCCGCAATCACTCTCATATCTCATCTCTCCCGTCCACGGAATCATTCATGCCCACACATCATGAAGTCCGCAAAAGCTACTCGTGCTCGCTCATCACATAGCCCGCAAGATTGTAGGCGTGGTCACTGATGCGCTCCAGGTTGCTTAAAATATCCAGAAACGCAACGCCATTGGTCGGATTGCAAAGCTGCTTTGACAGACGCTCGATATGCTTGTCGCGCAGCTCTTCCTCCATGTCGTCCACCTTTTCCTCGTATTTTCCAACCAGAGCCGCATCCTCGATGCTGATTTTTCTTCTGGCATTGATGGCGCACGAAAAAGCATCCTTGACCAGTCCCATAATCTCCGCCATCTCACCGAGCGCCTCCTGTGAAAAGCTGACGCGCTCGCCGCCCTCCTTCACATCGATGATCTCCACGATATTCTCCACATGGTCTCCCACGCGCTCAATATCGCTGACGGAGTAAAACAGATTCTTGACAATATCATGCTGCTCCACCGTGAGCGACAGATTATCAATTTCCACCAGATACTCTGTAATCAGCTCCTCCATCGCATTGATGGTCTTTTCGGTCTCATAGATTTTCTTTACAAGCTCCCCGTCAAAGCTCATGACCACCTTACAGGCATTGCAGAGATTTTCTGACGTAATCTCGCCCATGTGCACCACTTCCTTGACGGCATTTTCCACGGCGAAATCCGGGGATTTTAAGATACGCCGGTCCAGATGACGCAGCGTAACGGTTTTCTCGTCGTCGGCAGCAACATCCGCTCCCGCGTCCTCTTTCACCACCATACCGGAAAGTGCGACCAGCTTCTCCGCAAACGGGAAGAGCATGATGGTACAGGCAACCTTAAATCCGGTGTGGAAGATGGAAATTCCGACACTGTCGATGCTCCGGTGCGCAAGCTCCGGAAAAAACAGAAAGAAAACATAGCACAGCGTGCCGAATACCACCGCTCCGATGATGTTGTAAATCAGATGTATCGCCGCTACCCTCTTCGCGTTTCTGCTTGTGCCGAAGCTGGAGAGAATGGCAGTCAGACAGGAGCCGATATTCGAGCCGAGGCTGATGTATATCGCCGCGCCCGTTGTGACAGCCCCGCTTGTCGCCGCAAGCGTCTGGAGCACACCCACCGAAGCGGACGAGCTCTGCATGATTGCCGTGATGATGGTTCCGATTGCGATGCCGAGCAGCGGATTGTTTCCGAACATGATAAAGGCATCCGCGATAATCGGCAGATCCATATATTTCTTCGCCGAACCGCCCATAAAATCAAGACCGATAAAGAGCAGACCGAGACCGATGAGGATTTCCCCGTAGATCTGCTTCTTCGGCTTTTTGGCAAACATAATCAGAAACGCTCCGATGCCGACCATCAGAGGCGCATAAAGGGAAGGCGAGAGCGCCTTAAAGCTGTCCCCTACCTGTCCGAGCGATACAATCCACGCCGTAATGCAGGTACCGATATTGGCGCCCATAACGATGCCGACTGCCTGACTTAAATTCATGATCCCGGCATTGACAAAGCCGATCACCATGACTGTGGTAGCTCCGCTGCTCTGGATGATCGCCGTCAGCGCCGCGCCGACCAGCACGGCAACCAGACGGTTGTTGGTCAGAATTCCCAGCAGCTCCTGCATCTTGCTGCCGGCAGACTTCTGGATACCGGACGACATTCCGTGCATCCCGTACAGAAACATACCCAGTCCGCCGACAAAGGTAAACAAATTTGAAATGTCATCAATCGACATATGTAGCCTCCCTCGTACTCCGAAATGGAATCATTTGTGCTTTACGGGCATCCTGTCAGATGATGCTCCGCCATTCCAGGTCGCCGTGGTCCAGTCCGAGAATCAGGGACTCAGCCGTCGCAATGTTCGTCGCAATCGGGATATTGTATTTATCGCAGCATCTGGTAATCCGCTCGATATCCGCCTGACGCGGGTCCTGTATAATCGGATTATAGAAGAAAATTACCATATCCATGCTGTTGCGCTCAATCATTTCCGTAAACTGCTTGTCTCCGCCGACGCTGCCCGGCAGGAATTTGTGGACCTTCAGCTTGGTCACTTCCTCGATTCTCCGCCCGGTGATGCCTGTCGCATACAGCTCATGCTTGCTCAGAATCCGTTTATATGCCAGGCAGAAGTTTTCCATCAGACTTTTTTTACTGTTGTGTGCGATTACCCCAATATTCATTTTTCGCTTCCTTTCAAAAAACCCCAAAATATCAAATTGATTATAACATATTTATAAGAAATAGCAAATATATTTTTTTACAGAGAAAAGCCCGGATTTTCTCCGGGCTCCTCTCCTTTTTATCTGCGCTTCTTTTTAGAGCATGGTTGTGCCGTTCTGCGCGGACATCTGTTTTTCCTGTGCTTCAATCATTTTCTTAACCATATATCCGCCTACGGAACCGTTCTGTCTGGATGTCAGATTGCCGTTGTATCCGTCTGTTAACGGTACGCCGAGCTCGCTCGCAACTTCAAATTTGAAACGGTCCAGTGCTCCCTTCGCCTCCGGTACTGCTGCTGTGTTAGAAGATTTACTTGACATAAAATTTACGCCTCCTTTGCATTTTATCTGCAATCTTTTCGTTTGTTTTTTTGTGTGTTTTTCGATTGCAGTGATAGTATATGAAATTCTCCGGAATATAAACTGGCAGTTAATGTAAAAAAAGCGTTTCTCATATGTCACAGCAGACAGAGGGCGCAGAACCGTTTTCGCGTACGAAAAAACGTCCACCGGACGCTTTTGTCGTATGCATGGCAACAAAAAAAATCCCGCAGAAGCGGGATCTTCTGCCGCACAGAGGCGGCGTTTCTCTGACGTCTTTACAGCTCCACGCTGCCGGTAACGTCTCCGTTGATTACAAAATAAGCTTTGCCCTCTTCCGGTTTCAGATAAATGGTAACGGAAGCCATATCGCCAACCTTTTTTTTCAGCTCTTTGGTCCAGTATTCCTTTACCTTCTTCATAACATCGGCGTAATCCGTTTCTCTTCCGGCAAACTGCAGAATAACCGTCTCTTTCAGCGCCGCCTTTTTCGCCGGAGCCTTCTTTGCAGCCGGTTTTTCCTCAGCCGCATTCACGGTCTTTTCCTCTGCCTCCACCTTTGCCGCGGCCGGTTTTACTGTTTTCTTTTCCGTCTTTGCGGCAGTCGTTTTTGCTGTCTTTGCTGTCTTTTCCTCTGCCGCTGCGGCAGCTTCCTTTACAGCCGTTCTTCTTGCAGCCATTTTCATATCCTCCTGATAATCCGCTTATTTAAAGCATTTTTCGTCATATTTTTGATGTCACGATGACTATACACCCAGCCCGGCAAAATAGCAATGCTTTTTTTCATGTTTCAAAAAGTTTGTGGAAATTTTAAATTTTTCTGTTTTACAGATTTAATTTTTTCAGCTCATTTGACAGATAATTTTCCAGCTTATTGTGCAACTCTGCGTTTTCGGGTGCCTGCAGAGCCGAATCATGCTTCAAAATCACGTCTGCCGCTTCGCAGGCATTCTGCAGGATTTTAGCGTCTGCAAAGACGTCCGCGAGCTTAAATTCCATCAGACCGCTCTGACGCACGCCCAGGATATCGCCCGGACCGCGCAGCTTTAAGTCCTCCGACGCGATGAAAAATCCGTCGTTGGAGTGATTTAAAATCTCCAGGCGCTTTCTTGTTTTTTCATTATCCGTGGAGGAAATCATGATGCAGTACGACTGCGCCTTTCCTCTTCCCACTCTGCCGCGGAGCTGGTGGAGCTGCGCCAGCCCGAAGCGCTCGGCGTTCTCAATCATCATGACCGTCGCGTTCGGTACATTGACGCCCACCTCCACGACCGTCGTCGATACCAGCACCTGGATATCCCCGCACAGAAAACGCTCCATCACCTCATTTTTTTCCTTCGGCTTCATTTTTCCGTGCAGATATTCTATCCGGATATCCTCCGGCATTACCTCCCTCAGCCGTTCTGTATAGGAAATAACGTCCTCCGCCTCAATCTGTTCATTTTCCTCCACCATCGGACAGATGATATATGCCTGGTGTCCGAGACGGATTTCCTTTTCAATAAAATGATATGCTTTTTTCCGGTAAGTGGTATTCACCACGCAGTTTTTTATCGGCAGACGGCTTTTCGGCAGCTCATCGATAACGGAAATTTCCAGATCACCGTACAGAATGACGGCAAGCGTGCGCGGAATCGGCGTGGCGCTCATAACGAGCGTGTGCGGCTCTGCACCCTTTTCTCCCAGAAGCTCCCTCTGACGCACGCCGAAGCGGTGCTGCTCGTCCGTAATGACAAGCCCCATGCGCTTATACTGCACCTTTTCCTGAATCAGCGCATGGGTGCCGATAATCATATCCGCCTCGCCGGAGGCTATTTTTTCACAGGCGACCCGCTTTTCCCTGGCGGTCATGGAGCCGGTGAGCAGAACGGGACAGAAACGCAGATGCTGCGCTTCTATCAGCTCCGTCATGGAATCAAAATGCTGGCGTGCGAGCACCTCCGTCGGCACCATCAGCGCGCTCTGCAGTCCGTTTTCCGCCGCCAGAATCATTGCCAGAAATGCCAGGATCGTCTTTCCGGAGCCGACGTCCCCCTGAATCAGACGCGCCGCAACCTTCTCGCCCGTCATATCGCGCTGGATATCCTCCCAGACGCGCTGCTGCGCCCCGGTGAGCTCATATCCCAGATTGCGGATAACCGTATCCGTCAGCGGCGTCCGCCGGATGGTATACGGATTTTTCGCCTGTTCGTGCTGCTCCTTGAACTGGCGCAGCGCCAGTATAAACAGAAAAAACTCATCAAACACCAGCCGCCGTCTGGCAATCTTCATATGCTGTTCATCCTGCGGAAAATGGATTTCCTCAATGGCGTTTCTGTAATCCGCAAGCTGATAGCGCCTGCGGATATCCTCCGGCAGATAATCCCCGGAAAGCTCCATGCCGTCCAGCGCCTGCCGGACTGTTTTTGAGACAAGCTGATTTGTTAGTCCCTTTGTCAGCACATAGACAGGCTGCAGCTCTGCAAGAAGCTTCTGATACTGCTCCGGCGTATAAATGGCGGGCTGTTCCAGGAAAAGATTTGCTCCCTTCTGCACGATTCTGCCGCAGAATACATGATAGCCGCCCGGCTTTATGGTGTTGCGCAGATATGGCATGTTATACCAGCGCACGCCGATAGCGCCCGCCTTATCGCACAGAACGGCGGACACAATCTGCATCCGCTTTACGTACTGTACGGTAAGCGTGCGCTCCGGCGCCGCATAAATGGCAATCTCCCTGCCCTCCTTTACCTGCGAGGTATCCGTAATTTCCGGAAAGCGCCGGTAGGTGCGGGGATAATAAGAAAGCAGGTCGCCAAGATTGCGGATACCTGCCTTCTCAAATACAAGTTTTGTCTTTTCGCCAATGCCCTTCAATTCATCAAGGGGCGTTTTCTGATTCATAAAACGAAAATCCTTCCTTATCTGTTAAAGCTACTCTACAGAAACCACGTAGTAGTAAATCGGCTGTCCGCCGGAATATACCTCGACCTCACAGTCCGGATACTTTTCCTTCAGCTCTTTGCCGACCGCCTGCGCGTCCTCCTCCGTAACATCCGAGCCGTAGTAAACGCTGATAAGCTCGGAATCCTCGTCCATCATCAGGCTGACCGTCTCCTCTGTGACAGCCGCGATGTCATTGCCGACCGCAAGGATGGAGTGGTCGCCGATACCCATAATGTCGCCCTCGTGGATCGTCTTGTCGTCAATATGCGTATCGCGCACAGCATAAGTAATCTGTCCTGTTTTGATCATGGACAGCCCCTCTGTCATCGCCTCTTTGTTTTCCTCCGCAGATTTGTCCGGCGCAAAATTAATGATTGCGGAGATACCCTGCGGCACGGTCCTCGTCGGAATCACGACGATCTGCTTGTCCTTTGTGAGCGCCTGCGCCTGGTTTGCCGCCAGAATGATATTTTTATTGTTCGGCAGGATATAAATGGTGTCCGCGTTTACCTGGTCGATAGCGTTCAGCATATCCTCCGTGCTCGGATTCATCGTCTGACCGCCCTCAATCAGATAGTCCACGCCGAGACCTTTGAAAATCTCACCGATTCCCTCACCGATCGACACGGAGATAAAGCCGTTTTCCTTGTGCGGCATCGCCGGTTTCTCCGGTTTTTCCGCCTTAGCCTCCTCCTGCGCGTGTTTCGAAGCATCCTTGATCAGCTTTTCCTGATGCTCCTCACGCATATTGTCTATCTTCATCCGGGACAGCTCGCCGTAGGTGAGCGCCTTTGTGATGGCAACGCCCGGTTCGTTCGTGTGCACATGTACTTTTACGATATCCTCATCCGCCACCACGACGATGGAATCACCGATGCTCTCAAGGAAAGCCTTGAAGGCAAGCTCTTCCGCCTCATCCATCGGCTTGCGGGTCCGGATGATAAATTCGGTACAGTAACCGAATTTGATTTCCGCCTGGGCTTCCACGGAAACCTCCGCACCGGCGCCGGAGGTCTTCTCCTGCCCCTCGATAACATAGTTTACCTCTTTGCCCAGATATGCGTCGAAGGCGCCTTTGAGCACCTGGATCAGACCCTGTCCGCCGGAATCCACCACACCTGCTTCCTTCAGCACCGGAAGCAGCTCCGGGGTCTGTGCCAGCACTTCCTCCGCGTGAGCGAGCGCGCCGCCAAGCACCTCTTCCATTTCGGCACCCTCAGACGCCAGCTCGGACGCTTTTTCCGCAAAGCCCTTTGCAACGGTGAGAATAGTTCCCTCCTTCGGCTTCATAACAGCCTTGTACGCCGTCGCAACTGCTTTCTGGAATGCCTCCACGATCAGCTCTGTCGTAATCTCCTTCTCATATTTAATTACCTTTGTAAAGCCTCTTAAAAGTTGGGAAAGAATAACGCCGGAATTTCCGCGCGCCCCGCGCAGAGACCCCGATGAAATTGCCTTTGCCAGCGTTTCTAAATTTAATTCCTCCAGGGAAGCGACTTCCTTCGCTGCCGACATAATCGTCAGCGTCATATTTGTTCCGGTATCTCCATCCGGAACCGGAAAAACGTTTAATTCGTTGATCCACTCCTTATTTGCTTCCAGGTTGCTGGCACCAGCCAAAAACATTTTTGCGCACAGTTGTGCGTCGATTGTATTTCTACCCACTTCCGAGTTCCTCCTTAATCAATCACTCTTACGCCTTCTACGGCAATATTTATTTTATCGATCTCCATACCGGTAAATTCCTCCACCTGGTACTTTACATTGCTTATCAGATTTTCCGCCACTGCAGAAATGCTGACACCGTAAGAGACGATGACATGAAAATCCAGAGAAATCCGGTTGTCCTCACCAACGGTGACATTAATACCGTGTTTTAAGCTGTCACGCTTCAAAAGTCTTACAAGACCATCCTTCATGCTTACCGCCGCCATGCCGACGATTCCGAAGCATTCCACGGCAACGCTGCCCGCATAGGTTGCAATAACATCTTTATCAATGGAGATGGTCCCCAGTGCATTATCCATACGACCTTTCATATTCATACCTCCAAATTTCATATGACTGATGCCAGGACAGACGAAAATCCGGCTGCATCGGGAAACAGATTTATTTGCTCCCGGCATCATGTATCTACAGTATAACAAGTTTTCCGCAAAAAGGAAACATCTTTTTTCAAATTCTACTTGCAAATTCAAATGGATTCTGTTAAAATACCATTGTTGTCAGTCTGTACATAACAGTATAGGCGAGTAAGGTATAAGGAGGTGCTGTCATGGCCAGATGTGCAATTTGTGATAAGGGCGCTCATTTCGGAAACAACGTGAGCCACTCTCATAGAAGATCCAACAGGATGTGGAAATCCAACATCAAGTCAGTAAAAGTTAAAGTAAACGGAGCCGCTAAGAAGATGTACGTTTGTACTTCCTGCTTAAGGTCCGGTAAAGTAGAAAGAGCATAATGTAAGGTATTTACAGACACCGCCTGGATGGGCGGTGTTTTTTTTGCCGTGCAGACGACAAAAACGTCCACCGGACGTTTTTCGTCAGCACATAAACAGGTTATAGCCTGCCAGGAGAAAAGAAAAAATCAGAAGAACCGTGATAAAGGAATTGGATATAAACAGGGAAATCAGCATCCCCGCCGCTATCCAGAACAAGGTATAGCCCGCAATCCGTTTCATATATGTTCTCCCGACTTTTTCTATTATTCTATGCAGTTTTCCGTAAAATGTTCCTGGCAGGCAGCGGTATGCTGCCTACAGAATTTACCACCCGGATAATAGCCCGTCCGGATGCAGAATGGCTTAGTTGTCTGTATCGCTGCCATCCTCAGAGCCGTCTGCTTTATCCGCACCGGAGGCTGCGCTGCCCGTGCTGCTTCCCGTACCGGATGCCGTGCTGCTTCCCGCGCCCGACGCAAATCCGTTTCCGGAGGTAAAGCGGTTCACAAAATCCGGCACCATATCGAGCACCTTTGTCAGACCGTCCTGGTTGCGCACATTTACCAGACGCGAGGTGCCGTTCTGGATGACAAGCACCGCGCTCGGCATCATCTTGCAGCCCATGCCGCCACCGCCGTTATTTTTCTGCTTGGTGCTGCTCTCCTGTCCTTCAAATGCAGCCGCCGCCACGCCGAAGGATACATCCACCAGCGGCAGAATGATGGTATCGCCCACCGTGATCGCATCGCCAACTACTGTTTTGGAATGAATAAAGCCGTCCATTCCCTTGAACAGTGATTCTACCTTTGACTGAAAATTGTTTTCTGATGCCATTTTTGTTCCTCCTTTATTTTCACTCTGAATTTCCTGTTATGAGTTTCTCTCTGTAACGGTTTTTCCGGTATGCCGCCCTTTTTCCGCAGCATCCGGCAGGTATTTGCAGCCGCACTGTTCACCCGGCGCCTTTTTATGACCGGCTGCCCAGCAGCCTTCTTATACGTTTGATGGTAATCCGGACGTGCTTATCCAGCAGAAGCGCCAGCACTGTTTTTACCATATGGCATGCGCGGATATGTCCTTTCAGAAAAATTCTGCCCTCCAGTACCGGCTTCGTAAAGTCCGCTTCCACGATGATACGGTTTCCCGCCGCCACCTGAAGAATGCTTAAGATACCGAGAAGCTGTCCTGTATCGGCCGGGTCGTCCAGTCCGAACAATACGTTTCCCTCTATCTTTTTCGGGAAATAGTGCCGGAGAAGATAACGGATTTCTTTTTTTACATGCTGCAGAGCTTCCTGTGTATGGACATCGTACCATAGTTTCTTATAATATTCCAGTCTCGATTTCAGTTTCTCGATGCTCTGCCTGATATTCCGTATTTTTTCCAGAAACAGACGGAAGCTATTCTTTATTTTTTCAAAAAATTCCCGCAGTCTGCCAAAAATACCTGCGCGCGGCTGCTCCTCCTGCGGTTCATCCACCGGTCCTTCTTCCGGTTCGTCTCCCGGTGATGAAGGTTCGTTTCCAGGCTCTTCCTCCGATTTATCCACCGGTTTATCTTGCGATTCATCCACTGGTTTATCCTCCGGAGGGATAGACGTTCCAGATGATGAAGATTCCTCTTCCGGAGGTGCGGTTTTACCATCCGGTGATGTAGCTTCCTCTTCCGGCGATGCGGTTTTACCATCCGGTGATGCGGCTTCATCATCCGGCGGCACACAGGGTTCCGTTTTCTCTGTGTCCTCCTCTGGCAAAGCTTTTTTCCCTCCGGCATCTTTTTTCCTGCTCCGGGTCTTTTTTTTCTTCTCCCCGATAACCGTGTATCCGCATATTTTCACACAAATCTGCGGCTTTCCCTCCCGGTACTCTATGCTGACGGAAAGAAGATGCAGCAGCCAGGTAATCCGCGCGGAGGCTGACAGCTTTTCTGTTTTTTCCGCCGACGCCTGGTAGCGGATGGGTACAAACAGAAGCAGCAGTGCCGCCGCCAGCAGAAGAAGCAGCAGAATGCCCAGCAGAATAAACGGTATTTTCAGTATCGTCAAAAATATATGTAGCATTTTTCCACCTGCCGCCTACTTTCTGAACCGAAACAATTTTCGCTTCTTTAACTTTTCCATCGGATATTCATAAACCATATCTTCTCCGTCCGGCACACGCTCCCGCAGGAACCTGCGGACATCAAAATCACCATTTTTACGGTAAGCATCGAGCGCAATGCCGGTGGCAAGCTCCACCGCCTCGTGCCAGCCTCTGGCGGCGCCGACAATCAGCGGACAGTGCCCGTGCAGAACCGGCTGGAGCAGAGCATCCGCCAGAAAAATATCAAAGAGATCCTTCTCATTGGCCGCCAGGGTAATGAGGTATACATCTGGCATCCCGACGCCGGTCTCCGTATTTTTGATAAGCTGCTCCCTGCTCTTTTTTAATTTCTCACCGATATATAGCTTCTGATACCATTTCATAATTATATCCTTGCCACTTTTTTACAGTTTAATCGATTGCAGAGAAAGGGATTGTCGCATAACTCTGCAGCAACCCCTTACCCACTTAATAATGTTTCTTTGTTCCCCACAAATTTGCTTTTTTCAGCGATAGATACTCGTCGTATGCGCGCTCCAGCATCGTCCGCTCATTGGCAAATTTTAACAGATGGTATGCCTCATGGTATTTGTAATACCCTGAGTCCACAAAGTGTTCTTCGCGCTGTGGTTTGCTATAATAACTTTCCGAACGCATCAGGTACCAGTGTACATCCTTTTCCACCACATCCTCCGGCACATTGAAAGAATACTGGCTTTTCCCGATATACTTTACAATGTTCGCCTTCACGCCGGTTTCCTCCAGAACCTCGCGCAGCGCAGTGTCCCGGTACTCTTCACCGACCTCTACTGTCCCCTTCGGCAATACCCAGCCCTCATATTTGTTCTTATAGCTCTTGAACAAAAGCAATATCTTGCCCCGAAATATTACCACACCGCCACAGCTCGTTGCCTCAATCATTGCAATT
This is a stretch of genomic DNA from Marvinbryantia formatexigens DSM 14469. It encodes these proteins:
- the rpmB gene encoding 50S ribosomal protein L28, which codes for MARCAICDKGAHFGNNVSHSHRRSNRMWKSNIKSVKVKVNGAAKKMYVCTSCLRSGKVERA
- a CDS encoding Asp23/Gls24 family envelope stress response protein, translated to MKGRMDNALGTISIDKDVIATYAGSVAVECFGIVGMAAVSMKDGLVRLLKRDSLKHGINVTVGEDNRISLDFHVIVSYGVSISAVAENLISNVKYQVEEFTGMEIDKINIAVEGVRVID
- a CDS encoding GerW family sporulation protein → MASENNFQSKVESLFKGMDGFIHSKTVVGDAITVGDTIILPLVDVSFGVAAAAFEGQESSTKQKNNGGGGMGCKMMPSAVLVIQNGTSRLVNVRNQDGLTKVLDMVPDFVNRFTSGNGFASGAGSSTASGTGSSTGSAASGADKADGSEDGSDTDN
- a CDS encoding alpha/beta-type small acid-soluble spore protein, coding for MSSKSSNTAAVPEAKGALDRFKFEVASELGVPLTDGYNGNLTSRQNGSVGGYMVKKMIEAQEKQMSAQNGTTML
- the rsmD gene encoding 16S rRNA (guanine(966)-N(2))-methyltransferase RsmD; translation: MRVIAGTARRLALKTVEGMDTRPTTDRIKETLFNMLNAQIPGCRFLDLFSGSGAIGIEALSRGAESAVFVEHNRRAAQCIQQNLSFTRLKDRAVLMQTDVCSALRKMEGEKPFDIIFMDPPYRQGLEREVLEMLADSSLADAQTLIITEAALDTAFDYLDGLGYSLLKYKKYKTNAHIFMKKTEGSTS
- the coaD gene encoding pantetheine-phosphate adenylyltransferase, yielding MKRAVYPGSFDPVTFGHLDIIRRSAALVDELIVGVLQNNNKKPLFSSLERVKILLEVTKDMSNVRVEAFTGLSIDFVKKCDAQFLVRGLRAITDFDYELQMAQTNRIMAPDIDTIFLTTSLEYAYLSSSTVKEVAYYGGDISKFVPSGVVRAILEKMHPENK
- a CDS encoding Na/Pi cotransporter family protein, with product MSIDDISNLFTFVGGLGMFLYGMHGMSSGIQKSAGSKMQELLGILTNNRLVAVLVGAALTAIIQSSGATTVMVIGFVNAGIMNLSQAVGIVMGANIGTCITAWIVSLGQVGDSFKALSPSLYAPLMVGIGAFLIMFAKKPKKQIYGEILIGLGLLFIGLDFMGGSAKKYMDLPIIADAFIMFGNNPLLGIAIGTIITAIMQSSSASVGVLQTLAATSGAVTTGAAIYISLGSNIGSCLTAILSSFGTSRNAKRVAAIHLIYNIIGAVVFGTLCYVFFLFFPELAHRSIDSVGISIFHTGFKVACTIMLFPFAEKLVALSGMVVKEDAGADVAADDEKTVTLRHLDRRILKSPDFAVENAVKEVVHMGEITSENLCNACKVVMSFDGELVKKIYETEKTINAMEELITEYLVEIDNLSLTVEQHDIVKNLFYSVSDIERVGDHVENIVEIIDVKEGGERVSFSQEALGEMAEIMGLVKDAFSCAINARRKISIEDAALVGKYEEKVDDMEEELRDKHIERLSKQLCNPTNGVAFLDILSNLERISDHAYNLAGYVMSEHE
- a CDS encoding DAK2 domain-containing protein — its product is MGRNTIDAQLCAKMFLAGASNLEANKEWINELNVFPVPDGDTGTNMTLTIMSAAKEVASLEELNLETLAKAISSGSLRGARGNSGVILSQLLRGFTKVIKYEKEITTELIVEAFQKAVATAYKAVMKPKEGTILTVAKGFAEKASELASEGAEMEEVLGGALAHAEEVLAQTPELLPVLKEAGVVDSGGQGLIQVLKGAFDAYLGKEVNYVIEGQEKTSGAGAEVSVEAQAEIKFGYCTEFIIRTRKPMDEAEELAFKAFLESIGDSIVVVADEDIVKVHVHTNEPGVAITKALTYGELSRMKIDNMREEHQEKLIKDASKHAQEEAKAEKPEKPAMPHKENGFISVSIGEGIGEIFKGLGVDYLIEGGQTMNPSTEDMLNAIDQVNADTIYILPNNKNIILAANQAQALTKDKQIVVIPTRTVPQGISAIINFAPDKSAEENKEAMTEGLSMIKTGQITYAVRDTHIDDKTIHEGDIMGIGDHSILAVGNDIAAVTEETVSLMMDEDSELISVYYGSDVTEEDAQAVGKELKEKYPDCEVEVYSGGQPIYYYVVSVE
- the recG gene encoding ATP-dependent DNA helicase RecG: MNQKTPLDELKGIGEKTKLVFEKAGIRNLGDLLSYYPRTYRRFPEITDTSQVKEGREIAIYAAPERTLTVQYVKRMQIVSAVLCDKAGAIGVRWYNMPYLRNTIKPGGYHVFCGRIVQKGANLFLEQPAIYTPEQYQKLLAELQPVYVLTKGLTNQLVSKTVRQALDGMELSGDYLPEDIRRRYQLADYRNAIEEIHFPQDEQHMKIARRRLVFDEFFLFILALRQFKEQHEQAKNPYTIRRTPLTDTVIRNLGYELTGAQQRVWEDIQRDMTGEKVAARLIQGDVGSGKTILAFLAMILAAENGLQSALMVPTEVLARQHFDSMTELIEAQHLRFCPVLLTGSMTAREKRVACEKIASGEADMIIGTHALIQEKVQYKRMGLVITDEQHRFGVRQRELLGEKGAEPHTLVMSATPIPRTLAVILYGDLEISVIDELPKSRLPIKNCVVNTTYRKKAYHFIEKEIRLGHQAYIICPMVEENEQIEAEDVISYTERLREVMPEDIRIEYLHGKMKPKEKNEVMERFLCGDIQVLVSTTVVEVGVNVPNATVMMIENAERFGLAQLHQLRGRVGRGKAQSYCIMISSTDNEKTRKRLEILNHSNDGFFIASEDLKLRGPGDILGVRQSGLMEFKLADVFADAKILQNACEAADVILKHDSALQAPENAELHNKLENYLSNELKKLNL
- a CDS encoding methylglyoxal synthase, with protein sequence MNIGVIAHNSKKSLMENFCLAYKRILSKHELYATGITGRRIEEVTKLKVHKFLPGSVGGDKQFTEMIERNSMDMVIFFYNPIIQDPRQADIERITRCCDKYNIPIATNIATAESLILGLDHGDLEWRSII
- a CDS encoding DUF2953 domain-containing protein; translation: MLHIFLTILKIPFILLGILLLLLLAAALLLLFVPIRYQASAEKTEKLSASARITWLLHLLSVSIEYREGKPQICVKICGYTVIGEKKKKTRSRKKDAGGKKALPEEDTEKTEPCVPPDDEAASPDGKTASPEEEATSPDGKTAPPEEESSSSGTSIPPEDKPVDESQDKPVDKSEEEPGNEPSSPGDEPEEGPVDEPQEEQPRAGIFGRLREFFEKIKNSFRLFLEKIRNIRQSIEKLKSRLEYYKKLWYDVHTQEALQHVKKEIRYLLRHYFPKKIEGNVLFGLDDPADTGQLLGILSILQVAAGNRIIVEADFTKPVLEGRIFLKGHIRACHMVKTVLALLLDKHVRITIKRIRRLLGSRS
- a CDS encoding DUF6465 family protein, which translates into the protein MAARRTAVKEAAAAAEEKTAKTAKTTAAKTEKKTVKPAAAKVEAEEKTVNAAEEKPAAKKAPAKKAALKETVILQFAGRETDYADVMKKVKEYWTKELKKKVGDMASVTIYLKPEEGKAYFVINGDVTGSVEL